The following are from one region of the Sorghum bicolor cultivar BTx623 chromosome 2, Sorghum_bicolor_NCBIv3, whole genome shotgun sequence genome:
- the LOC8059030 gene encoding homeobox-leucine zipper protein ROC6, with translation MSFGGMFDGAAGSGVFSYDATGGGGTGMHNPSRLIPAPPLPKPGGFGATGLSLGLQTNMEGGQLADLSRMGLIGSGGSASGGDGDSLGRARGEDENDSRSGSDNVDGASGDELDPDNSNPRKKKKRYHRHTPQQIQELEAVFKECPHPDEKQRMELSKRLNLESRQVKFWFQNRRTQMKTQIERHENALLRQENDKLRAENMTIREAMRNPICTNCGGAAVLGEVSLEEQHLRIENARLKDELDRVCALAGKFLGRPISSGSSMSLQGCSGLELGVGTNGGFGLGPLGASALQPLPDLMGAGGLPGPVGSAAAMRLPVGIGALDGAMHGAADGIDRTVLLELGLAAMEELMKVAQMDEPLWLRSPDGGGGLETLNFDEYHRAFARVFGPSPAGYVSEATREAGIAIISSVDLVDSLMDAARWSEMFPCIVARASTTDIISSGMGGTRSGSIQLMHAELQVLSPLVPIREVVFLRFCKQHAEGLWAVVDVSVDAILRPDGGGNHHHHHAHNGGAAGYMGCRLLPTGCIVQDMNNGYSKVTWVVHAEYDEAVVHQLYRPLLQSGQALGARRWLASLQRQCQYLAILCSNSLPARDHAAITPVGRRSMLKLAQRMTDNFCAGVCASAAQKWRRLDEWRGVGEGGGGSSAGNGGGGAAGEGEEKVRMMARQSVGAPGEPPGVVLSATTSVRLPVTSPQRVFDYLRDEQRRGEWDILANGEAMQEMDHIAKGQHHGNAVSLLRPNATSGNQNNMLILQETCTDPSGSLVVYAPVDVQSMHVVMNGGDSAYVSLLPSGFAILPDGHCQSSNPAQGSPNCSGGGNSSTGGSLVTVAFQILVNNLPTAKLTVESVETVSNLLSCTIQKIKSALQASIVTP, from the exons ATGAGCTTCGGCGGCATGTTCGATGGCGCCGCCGGCTCCGGCGTCTTCTCCTACGACGCTACGGGGGGAGGCGGCACGGGCATGCACAACCCCAGCCGCCTTATCCCCGCCCCGCCTCTACCGAAACCCGGCGGATTCGGCGCCACCGGCCTCTCCCTCGGCCTG CAAACGAACATGGAAGGGGGGCAACTGGCCGACTTGAGTCGTATGGGCTTGATTGGCAGCGGCGGGAGCGCGAGCGGAGGCGACGGCGACTCGCTGGGCCGCGCCCGGGGGGAGGACGAGAACGACAGCCGGTCAGGCAGCGACAACGTCGACGGCGCCTCCGGTGACGAGCTCGACCCGGACAACAGTAACCCGCGCAAGAAGAAGAAGCGATACCATCGCCACACACCGCAGCAAATCCAAGAACTCGAAGC TGTGTTCAAGGAGTGCCCCCATCCCGACGAGAAGCAAAGGATGGAGCTCAGCAAGCGGCTCAACCTAGAGAGCCGCCAGGTCAAGTTCTGGTTCCAGAATCGCCGCACGCAGATGAAG ACGCAGATCGAGCGGCACGAGAACGCGCTGCTGAGGCAGGAGAACGACAAGCTGCGGGCGGAGAACATGACGATCCGGGAGGCCATGCGCAACCCCATCTGCACCAACTGCGGCGGCGCGGCCGTGCTCGGCGAGGTGTCGCTGGAGGAGCAGCACCTCCGCATAGAGAACGCGCGGCTcaaggacgagctggaccgcgTCTGCGCCCTCGCCGGCAAGTTCCTCGGCCGCCCAATCTCCTCCGGCAGCTCCATGTCCCTGCAAGGGTGCTCCGGCCTCGAGCTCGGCGTCGGCACCAACGGCGGCTTCGGGCTCGGCCCCCTCGGCGCGTCCGCGCTGCAGCCCCTCCCCGACCTAATGGGCGCCGGCGGCCTGCCCGGCCCCGTGGGTTCGGCGGCGGCCATGCGCCTGCCCGTGGGCATCGGCGCCCTCGACGGCGCGATGCACGGGGCGGCCGACGGCATCGACCGCACCGTCCTCCTCGAGCTGGGGCTCGCCGCAATGGAGGAGCTCATGAAAGTGGCGCAGATGGACGAGCCGCTCTGGCTCCGCAGcccggacggcggcggcggcctggaGACGCTCAACTTCGACGAGTACCACCGAGCGTTCGCCCGGGTGTTCGGCCCGAGCCCCGCCGGCTACGTCTCCGAGGCTACCCGCGAGGCTGGCATCGCCATAATCAGCAGCGTGGACCTCGTAGACAGCCTCATGGACGCG gctcggtggtcggagatGTTCCCGTGCATCGTGGCGAGGGCGAGCACGACGGACATCATCTCTAGCGGCATGGGCGGCACGCGCAGCGGGTCAATCCAGCTG ATGCACGCGGAGCTGCAGGTGCTGTCGCCGCTGGTGCCGATCCGCGAGGTGGTCTTCCTTCGGTTCTGCAAGCAGCACGCCGAGGGGCTGTGGGCCGTGGTCGACGTCTCGGTGGACGCCATCCTCCGACCCGACGGCGGCggcaaccaccaccaccaccacgcgcACAACGGCGGCGCCGCCGGGTACATGGGCTGCCGCCTGCTCCCCACCGGCTGCATCGTGCAGGACATGAATAACGGCTACTCCAAG GTCACGTGGGTTGTTCACGCGGAGTACGACGAGGCCGTCGTGCACCAGCTCTACCGCCCGCTGCTCCAATCCGGCCAGGCCCTTGGCGCGCGCCGCTGGCTCGCCTCGCTCCAGCGCCAGTGCCAGTACCTCGCCATCCTCTGCTCCAACTCTCTCCCTGCCCGCGACCACGCCG CGATCACGCCGGTGGGGCGGAGGAGCATGCTGAAGCTGGCGCAGCGGATGACGGACAACTTCTGCGCGGGCGTGTGCGCGTCGGCGGCGCAGAAGTGGCGGCGCCTGGACGAGTGGCGCGGCGTCggtgagggaggaggaggaagcagcgccgggaacggcggcggcggcgccgcgggcgagggggaggagaaggtgcGCATGATGGCGCGGCAGAGCGTGGGGGCGCCCGGGGAGCCCCCCGGCGTGGTGCTGAGCGCCACCACGTCGGTGCGGCTGCCGGTCACGTCCCCGCAGCGCGTGTTCGACTACCTCCGCGACGAGCAGCGCCGCGGCGAGTGGGACATCCTGGCCAACGGTGAGGCCATGCAGGAGATGGACCACATCGCCAAGGGCCAGCACCACGGCAACGCCGTCTCCCTCCTCCGCCCAAAT GCAACAAGTGGCAACCAAAACAACATGCTCATCTTACAGGAGACCTGCACAGACCCATCCGGCTCTCTGGTGGTGTACGCTCCGGTGGACGTGCAGTCCATGCATGTCGTCATGAACGGTGGCGACTCCGCATACGTCTCTCTCCTCCCCTCCGGGTTTGCCATCCTTCCGGACGGCCATTGCCAGTCGTCAAACCCCGCCCAAGGTTCACCAAactgcagcggcggcggcaacaGCAGCACCGGCGGTTCTCTGGTCACGGTGGCATTCCAGATCCTGGTGAACAACCTGCCCACCGCGAAGCTCACCGTGGAGTCGGTGGAGACCGTCAGCAACCTGCTCTCCTGCACCATCCAGAAGATCAAGTCTGCGCTCCAGGCCAGCATTGTCACGCCCTAA